From the genome of Candidatus Electrothrix communis, one region includes:
- the mfd gene encoding transcription-repair coupling factor: MYSAAAVLASSFVIKKYFGRAETMLSICKQLSGKEGRQGKKIAICGLHGGSAALFAARLQEIQQQTLCCLVPSDDLLDSLAGDIRLFTDIPVLTYPAFEIAPYTQLAPDPATVAARLATLYFLQEGSGPCIVLTSVEAVLRRILPQQALSQSCELVMAGEDTDRDALISSLIDAGYQSCELVRQPGDLAVRGGIVDLFPPAFGFSGGPAGQGPLRLDFFGDTVESIRVFDPLTQRSEEELEEVVLLPASDILFPASSAVEKWRQDLYLAVEDFAPDHADSDEFRQIMQQLRDRIRFPGIEFLLPLIYREPGPQTLFDYLPADCPCILYDPVTIRRKMILVRERIAANYEDAASEGGHGLALPPKTLFVEQEELERSLGERPWVDLCLYPDPDAAQTPILQQVGDHSLLRQEIELQRKKRGVLAPLADRLLKWQKAEDTVIFACRSGRQVEHLEEMLAGYGIQCGRGATPLDLQKQYPGQVLLVEHPLSQGFDLPEEQLHILSAAELFGEKRLQPGRRKKGSRPQGEPVALEEISVGDVVVHRDHGLASFQGLVNMDFAGQRGDFMLLEFLGNDKLYIPVHQLHWVSRYQGLTDQQPKLDRLGSQRWQTAKKKVTEAVWQVAQELLAIYARREIRKGHCFQPPGILFKELAESFPYDETEGQAKAIDEVLKDLCSDKPMDRLVCGDVGYGKTEVAVRAAYKAIEDGFQVAVLVPTTVLAEQHAATFRERFSGFDVEVACTNRFRSTKEQKDIVRELKEGHVNLVVGTHRLLSKSIVFQKLGLLIVDEEHRFGVSHKEKIKKLRADVDVLTLTATPIPRTLQMSLLGIRDLSVISSPPRQRRAVKTFLARHDDLVIRESVQQELERGGQVFFVHNRVKSIHRIAEQIEQLVPHARIAVAHGQMPGKHLEDIMVSFINHEVDILVSTTIIESGLDIPNANTIIINRADRIGLADMYQLRGRVGRSSRQSYAYLLVPSTEQMTADAGQRLRALMDCSELGGGFKLAMNDLQIRGGGNLLGVSQSGHIAAVGYDLYLELLQSTVADLKKQAEQGGDLSEPEVEPDVKLRVSAFLPDDYVRDTVLRYRLYRRLSVAGNEDPELLADLRDEVIDRFGALPREAETLFALVGLKYPLRKLGITKLEQGPANLVFSFSEHSPIAPETLLAFIEHSRPKKSKTPKKKKEPRPIRGLRVPARLPTPTPEPVRLTPDQRLIIALDENAEQGDLFRRIDRVLGFFGTQEG, translated from the coding sequence TTGTATTCTGCCGCAGCCGTGCTTGCTTCCTCTTTTGTCATTAAAAAATATTTCGGCAGAGCGGAAACCATGCTGTCAATCTGCAAACAGCTGTCCGGCAAGGAAGGGCGGCAGGGGAAGAAAATAGCAATCTGCGGGTTGCACGGCGGCAGCGCGGCCTTATTCGCAGCCCGGCTTCAGGAAATACAGCAGCAGACCCTCTGTTGCCTTGTCCCTTCCGATGATCTGCTTGATTCTTTGGCTGGGGATATTCGCCTCTTTACCGATATCCCGGTCCTTACCTATCCAGCCTTTGAGATAGCTCCGTATACTCAGCTCGCCCCAGATCCAGCCACCGTGGCGGCCCGTCTTGCCACTCTTTATTTCCTCCAGGAAGGCAGTGGCCCCTGTATTGTCCTGACCTCGGTCGAGGCTGTTCTGCGGCGGATTTTACCGCAACAGGCCTTGAGCCAAAGCTGTGAACTGGTCATGGCCGGTGAAGACACGGACCGGGATGCCCTGATCTCCTCCCTCATTGATGCCGGGTACCAGTCCTGTGAGCTGGTGCGTCAGCCCGGTGACCTGGCTGTGCGTGGTGGTATTGTTGATCTCTTTCCGCCTGCTTTCGGGTTTTCTGGCGGGCCTGCCGGTCAAGGGCCTCTGCGCCTTGATTTTTTTGGCGATACAGTGGAGTCCATCCGGGTTTTTGATCCGTTGACCCAGCGCTCTGAGGAGGAATTAGAGGAGGTTGTGCTCCTGCCCGCCTCGGATATCCTCTTTCCTGCCTCGTCTGCTGTGGAAAAGTGGCGGCAGGATCTGTACCTTGCTGTTGAAGATTTTGCCCCAGACCATGCTGATTCTGACGAGTTCCGGCAAATCATGCAGCAGTTGCGAGACCGGATTCGTTTTCCAGGGATTGAATTTCTTCTCCCGCTTATTTACCGGGAGCCTGGCCCGCAGACCCTGTTTGATTATCTCCCCGCTGACTGCCCTTGTATTTTGTATGATCCGGTGACTATCCGGCGCAAAATGATCTTGGTGCGGGAAAGGATAGCGGCGAATTATGAGGATGCCGCAAGCGAAGGAGGTCACGGGCTGGCCCTGCCGCCGAAAACGCTCTTTGTGGAGCAGGAGGAATTGGAACGAAGCCTCGGAGAGCGACCCTGGGTTGATCTCTGTCTTTATCCTGATCCGGACGCTGCCCAAACGCCGATTCTCCAACAGGTAGGTGATCATTCCCTGCTCCGGCAGGAGATAGAGCTGCAACGGAAAAAACGAGGGGTACTGGCCCCGCTTGCTGACCGTCTCCTGAAATGGCAGAAGGCTGAGGATACGGTTATTTTTGCCTGTCGCTCCGGCAGACAGGTAGAGCATCTGGAAGAAATGTTGGCAGGATACGGCATCCAATGTGGTCGGGGGGCAACCCCGCTTGATCTGCAAAAGCAGTATCCGGGGCAGGTGCTCCTTGTTGAGCATCCCCTGTCCCAGGGATTTGATTTGCCGGAAGAGCAGCTGCATATCCTTTCGGCAGCGGAACTCTTCGGGGAAAAACGCCTCCAGCCGGGCCGCAGAAAGAAGGGGAGCAGGCCCCAAGGTGAGCCTGTTGCCTTGGAGGAGATCTCTGTCGGGGATGTTGTTGTCCACCGGGATCACGGCCTGGCCAGCTTCCAGGGACTGGTCAATATGGATTTTGCCGGGCAGCGCGGTGATTTCATGCTGCTTGAGTTTCTGGGTAATGATAAGCTCTATATTCCGGTACATCAGCTGCACTGGGTCAGTCGGTATCAGGGCCTGACGGATCAGCAGCCTAAGCTCGATCGGCTAGGCTCCCAACGCTGGCAGACAGCCAAGAAAAAGGTCACCGAGGCAGTCTGGCAGGTTGCCCAGGAGTTACTGGCTATCTATGCCCGCCGTGAGATCCGCAAGGGTCATTGTTTTCAGCCGCCGGGCATCCTTTTTAAGGAGCTGGCAGAGTCCTTTCCTTATGATGAGACCGAAGGGCAGGCCAAGGCCATTGACGAGGTGCTCAAGGATCTCTGTTCAGATAAACCTATGGATCGGCTGGTCTGTGGCGATGTGGGCTACGGCAAGACCGAGGTCGCGGTCAGGGCTGCTTATAAGGCCATTGAAGACGGTTTTCAGGTGGCGGTCTTGGTGCCTACCACGGTTTTGGCGGAACAACATGCAGCTACCTTTCGGGAGCGTTTTTCCGGTTTTGATGTGGAAGTTGCCTGCACCAACCGTTTTCGCAGCACCAAGGAACAGAAGGATATTGTTCGGGAGCTGAAAGAGGGGCATGTCAATCTGGTGGTAGGGACCCATCGTCTGCTCTCTAAAAGTATTGTTTTTCAGAAGCTGGGCCTGCTGATCGTGGATGAGGAGCACCGGTTCGGGGTTTCCCATAAGGAAAAGATCAAAAAGCTGCGGGCTGATGTGGATGTGCTTACTCTGACAGCCACCCCGATCCCCCGCACCTTGCAGATGTCTCTTTTGGGGATTCGCGATCTGTCCGTGATTTCCAGTCCGCCCCGGCAGAGGCGTGCGGTCAAAACCTTTCTCGCCCGCCATGATGATCTGGTGATCCGGGAGTCAGTGCAGCAGGAGCTGGAACGGGGAGGTCAGGTTTTCTTTGTGCATAATCGAGTGAAATCCATCCATCGGATTGCGGAACAGATCGAACAGCTGGTTCCCCATGCCCGCATTGCGGTGGCCCACGGCCAGATGCCAGGCAAGCATCTGGAAGATATCATGGTCAGCTTTATCAATCATGAGGTGGATATTCTGGTCAGCACCACGATCATTGAATCAGGCTTAGATATTCCCAACGCCAATACCATTATTATCAACCGGGCCGATCGAATCGGGCTTGCGGACATGTACCAGTTGCGGGGCAGGGTAGGACGTTCTTCCCGCCAATCCTATGCCTATCTGCTGGTACCGTCCACCGAGCAAATGACGGCAGATGCCGGACAGCGGCTGCGGGCCCTGATGGATTGTTCCGAGCTGGGCGGCGGTTTTAAACTGGCCATGAATGATCTTCAGATTCGGGGTGGCGGCAATTTGCTCGGTGTCTCCCAATCCGGCCATATTGCCGCTGTGGGGTATGATCTCTATCTTGAACTGCTCCAGTCCACGGTGGCGGATCTGAAAAAACAGGCGGAACAGGGAGGCGATCTGTCCGAACCTGAAGTGGAACCCGATGTCAAGTTGCGGGTGTCCGCCTTTCTGCCGGATGATTATGTTCGGGATACTGTCTTGCGCTATCGCCTGTATCGTCGCCTTTCTGTGGCCGGTAATGAAGATCCAGAGCTGTTGGCCGACCTGCGGGATGAGGTCATTGACCGCTTCGGTGCCTTGCCCCGTGAGGCAGAGACCCTGTTTGCCCTGGTTGGTCTTAAATATCCGCTTCGTAAACTGGGTATCACCAAGCTTGAACAGGGACCGGCCAATTTGGTGTTCAGCTTCAGCGAGCATTCTCCGATTGCTCCGGAAACCCTGCTCGCCTTTATTGAGCATTCTCGTCCGAAAAAATCGAAAACTCCGAAAAAAAAGAAGGAGCCCCGTCCGATCAGGGGGCTGCGTGTACCGGCAAGACTCCCGACGCCGACACCTGAGCCGGTACGTCTGACTCCAGATCAGCGGCTTATTATCGCCCTTGATGAAAATGCAGAGCAAGGAGACCTGTTTCGGCGGATAGACAGGGTTCTCGGTTTTTTCGGTACGCAAGAGGGCTGA
- a CDS encoding HAD-IA family hydrolase, with translation MQDIKEHVENAEQICGYKIRPDFSWDDVETVMLDMDGTLLDKHFDDYFWEVYLPEHYSLLHNISVEEAGKELRARYQAVENSLQWADLEYWSHTLELDLPELKLRINHLIGVHPYVVEFLEFCLKKRKKLYLVTNAHSKALSIKLEKTSIGAWFDRVVCAEEVGFAKEEPEFWPRLQELLGFTPEKTLLVDDTEKVLRVADGSGLGYLIHIACSSSRRPACYSTRYPSIDYFKELIR, from the coding sequence ATGCAGGATATAAAAGAACACGTTGAGAACGCGGAACAGATATGCGGCTATAAAATCCGCCCCGATTTTTCCTGGGATGATGTTGAGACGGTCATGCTGGACATGGACGGCACCCTGCTGGATAAGCATTTTGATGATTATTTCTGGGAGGTGTATTTGCCGGAACATTATAGCCTGCTCCATAATATCTCTGTGGAAGAGGCGGGTAAAGAGTTGCGAGCTCGTTATCAAGCAGTTGAGAATTCGTTGCAATGGGCTGATCTTGAGTACTGGTCGCATACCCTTGAACTTGATCTGCCGGAGTTGAAGCTGCGGATCAACCATCTCATAGGTGTTCATCCCTATGTTGTAGAGTTTCTCGAGTTTTGCCTGAAAAAGCGGAAAAAACTCTATCTTGTTACCAATGCCCACTCCAAGGCCTTGTCCATTAAGCTGGAAAAAACCTCTATTGGGGCTTGGTTTGATCGGGTGGTGTGTGCCGAAGAAGTTGGTTTTGCCAAGGAAGAGCCTGAGTTTTGGCCTCGGTTGCAGGAATTATTGGGCTTTACTCCTGAGAAAACCCTGCTTGTCGATGATACGGAAAAGGTTTTGCGGGTAGCGGATGGGTCCGGTCTGGGATATTTGATCCATATCGCTTGTTCAAGCAGCCGTCGTCCGGCCTGTTATTCGACAAGGTATCCGTCCATTGACTATTTTAAAGAGCTGATTCGGTAA
- a CDS encoding PilZ domain-containing protein yields MVDDSRFRKQDRVKLRGYIADITDGIYEYDAIVEDVSFEGLCLTDMSNKFAVEKKIYTAVIVGGPDADSYKLQVQPRWVRRHGDFIEVGFTVIRSPTKWKRFIRELIPKKGTVGMEEEWEHCSNLSVW; encoded by the coding sequence ATGGTGGACGACAGTAGGTTTCGCAAGCAGGATAGAGTTAAGCTTAGAGGGTATATAGCTGATATTACAGATGGAATCTACGAGTACGACGCCATTGTTGAAGATGTCTCTTTTGAAGGTCTGTGTTTGACTGATATGTCGAATAAATTCGCTGTGGAGAAAAAGATTTACACTGCCGTGATTGTCGGAGGTCCTGATGCGGATTCGTATAAGCTTCAGGTGCAGCCTCGTTGGGTGCGAAGACACGGTGATTTTATAGAAGTGGGCTTTACCGTCATCCGTTCGCCGACAAAATGGAAAAGATTTATCCGTGAGCTCATTCCGAAGAAAGGGACCGTAGGTATGGAAGAGGAATGGGAGCACTGTTCCAATCTCAGTGTATGGTAG
- the pgl gene encoding 6-phosphogluconolactonase gives MGALFQSQCMVEIIFQDTGILVSPLADRIGQSLLKSIVAHGRASLVVSGGSTPKALFKQLSAVDIPWQDVVISLVDERWVDPADPASNEQLVRQYLLQDRAAAATFIGLKNSSPTAAQGEAQCEQELRKIPRPFTVLILGMGNDGHTASLFPGSTQLAVASDMNSGKNCMAVTPADAPHERMTLTLPAILGSQEIILHIAGQEKKVVLAKAQEAGPAEEMPVRFVLRQQEIPVTVYWGA, from the coding sequence ATGGGAGCACTGTTCCAATCTCAGTGTATGGTAGAAATTATCTTTCAAGATACTGGAATACTCGTTTCCCCGTTAGCGGATCGGATCGGTCAATCTCTGCTGAAAAGCATTGTTGCTCATGGGCGGGCCAGTCTGGTCGTTTCTGGAGGCTCCACTCCCAAGGCCCTGTTCAAGCAGCTTTCTGCTGTAGATATTCCCTGGCAGGATGTGGTTATTAGCTTGGTTGATGAACGCTGGGTTGATCCTGCTGATCCGGCCTCAAATGAGCAGTTGGTCCGCCAATATCTCTTGCAGGATCGGGCAGCAGCAGCCACCTTTATCGGCCTCAAAAATTCTTCTCCCACAGCAGCCCAAGGCGAGGCCCAGTGTGAGCAGGAACTGCGCAAGATCCCTCGGCCCTTTACCGTGCTGATTCTCGGTATGGGTAATGACGGCCATACGGCCTCTCTCTTTCCCGGCTCAACCCAGCTTGCAGTAGCCAGCGATATGAACTCTGGCAAAAATTGCATGGCTGTCACTCCCGCTGATGCCCCCCATGAGCGCATGACCTTGACGCTCCCCGCTATTTTAGGCTCCCAGGAGATTATTCTTCATATCGCAGGGCAGGAAAAAAAAGTCGTGTTGGCAAAAGCCCAAGAGGCTGGCCCGGCAGAGGAGATGCCGGTGCGCTTTGTCCTCCGTCAGCAGGAAATTCCGGTTACGGTGTATTGGGGAGCCTGA
- the tadA gene encoding tRNA adenosine(34) deaminase TadA gives MGGEEQGERDFYFMGKAIELAVGAAAIDEVPVGAVLVDRDYTIVAGAGNNCIQAHDPTGHAEIHTLRAAAEKLKNYRLPATTMYVALEPCPMCAAAMIQARVERVVFGATDPKGGGLQSLYSIGNDGKLNHSFVVVGGVRAEECAALLKDFFRRRRKKR, from the coding sequence ATGGGTGGAGAAGAGCAGGGGGAGCGAGATTTCTATTTCATGGGCAAGGCCATTGAGCTTGCTGTTGGTGCAGCGGCCATAGATGAAGTTCCTGTCGGGGCAGTCTTGGTCGATAGAGATTACACTATTGTGGCCGGGGCAGGCAATAACTGCATCCAGGCTCATGATCCTACCGGGCACGCGGAGATCCACACCCTGCGGGCAGCAGCAGAAAAGCTGAAGAACTATCGCCTGCCTGCAACCACCATGTATGTTGCCTTGGAGCCCTGTCCTATGTGCGCAGCAGCTATGATTCAAGCCAGGGTGGAGCGTGTCGTTTTCGGGGCCACAGACCCTAAGGGCGGGGGGCTGCAATCTCTGTATAGTATCGGCAATGACGGAAAATTGAATCATAGTTTTGTCGTTGTTGGTGGTGTCAGGGCTGAGGAATGCGCTGCTCTCCTGAAGGATTTTTTCAGGCGGCGAAGAAAAAAAAGATGA
- a CDS encoding UPF0175 family protein: MEVVVQVPDQYLLDISAGELASKLKLSAALLMFRAGKFSAGAACEFAGVDRYTFLEACRQHRIDVVDYDPDELEADFAGLIQGDVPSC, from the coding sequence ATGGAAGTCGTTGTGCAAGTTCCAGACCAGTATCTTTTGGACATATCGGCAGGCGAATTGGCCTCGAAATTGAAGCTTTCTGCGGCCCTGCTGATGTTCCGGGCCGGGAAATTTTCAGCAGGCGCGGCCTGTGAGTTTGCCGGAGTTGACCGGTACACTTTTCTTGAGGCGTGTCGGCAGCACCGTATTGATGTTGTTGATTATGATCCAGATGAACTGGAGGCAGATTTTGCCGGACTTATCCAGGGAGATGTTCCGTCATGCTGA
- a CDS encoding DUF3368 domain-containing protein yields MLIIADSSALVALALCDGLELLNRLFEQVRVPQAVYDEVIVEGKPAAQMLQNYLKGRVVPVPLENVVITGAGLGRGEIEAMALYKSMRADYLLIDDNRARKVARLNHVRITGSQGVLLLAKHNGLISHVRPYFEQLRATDIWISDRLIDRTLALAGETDN; encoded by the coding sequence ATGCTGATAATCGCGGATAGCTCTGCACTCGTGGCCTTGGCGTTATGCGATGGGCTTGAGCTGCTTAACCGTCTGTTTGAACAAGTTCGGGTGCCACAGGCCGTGTATGATGAAGTCATCGTTGAGGGAAAACCTGCTGCACAGATGCTGCAAAACTATTTGAAAGGCAGAGTGGTGCCTGTTCCTTTGGAAAATGTGGTTATTACTGGAGCCGGACTGGGGCGGGGTGAAATTGAGGCGATGGCTCTGTACAAGTCAATGCGGGCGGATTACCTGCTGATTGATGATAATCGGGCGCGAAAGGTTGCCCGGCTGAATCATGTCCGAATCACCGGCAGTCAGGGGGTGCTGCTGCTGGCAAAGCATAATGGGCTGATTTCGCATGTGCGGCCATATTTTGAGCAGCTTCGGGCCACTGATATCTGGATCAGTGATCGTTTGATTGATCGGACGCTTGCACTGGCCGGAGAAACAGATAATTGA
- a CDS encoding DNA cytosine methyltransferase, with amino-acid sequence MSSDRMKSALLLREDERSYRTRCSGTLLKETPQRYRLIDLFAGAGGMSLGFSESFGQPFQSVWANDFNTFCVDTYNENFGPHCVVGDLAEILKDDQISIPRADVVIGGPPCQGFSLLNKKRADDPRKKLWRPFLQVVEQCGASVFVMENVPQLLGTSEHEELIGIAKSLGFKVHHEKLTAADYGVPQTRTRAFIIGCNFTDPSILFPPRKTHFNPNGKSKQLLLPFEKQEFLSSSQQWKTVRDAIKDLPPPEGTEIRETAPPLDLHFGRNPTELSRKRYRAIPEEGMNRFDLQRVAPELTPKCWVRKKSGGTDLFGRLWWDRPSVTIRTEFFKPEKGRYLHPEQHRPITHREAARFQSFPDNFRFTGSKIEIAKQIGNAVPPLLAARVADIVRVLLDSRVDI; translated from the coding sequence ATGAGTTCTGATCGCATGAAGAGTGCGCTGCTGTTACGTGAAGACGAACGTTCCTATAGAACGCGCTGTTCAGGTACCCTGCTCAAAGAAACCCCGCAGCGTTACCGCCTGATTGATTTATTCGCCGGAGCCGGCGGAATGTCTTTAGGATTTTCCGAGTCCTTTGGGCAGCCCTTTCAGTCTGTATGGGCCAATGACTTCAATACGTTCTGTGTTGATACATATAATGAGAACTTCGGTCCGCACTGTGTTGTCGGTGATCTTGCGGAAATATTGAAAGACGATCAGATCAGTATTCCTCGTGCCGACGTGGTGATAGGAGGCCCTCCTTGCCAGGGATTCAGCTTGCTCAATAAGAAACGCGCTGACGATCCTCGTAAAAAACTCTGGCGTCCTTTTCTTCAAGTTGTTGAGCAATGCGGGGCCTCAGTTTTTGTTATGGAAAATGTCCCACAGTTGCTTGGTACATCCGAGCATGAGGAACTTATCGGGATAGCAAAATCCCTCGGCTTTAAAGTCCATCATGAGAAATTGACGGCTGCCGACTACGGCGTTCCGCAGACCCGTACTAGGGCTTTTATCATCGGCTGTAATTTTACAGATCCCTCAATCTTGTTTCCTCCCCGAAAAACTCATTTTAACCCGAACGGAAAGAGCAAACAGCTGTTGCTGCCGTTTGAGAAGCAGGAGTTTTTATCTTCTTCGCAACAGTGGAAAACGGTACGAGATGCTATTAAGGATCTCCCGCCCCCTGAAGGGACGGAAATCAGAGAAACAGCACCTCCGCTTGACCTGCACTTCGGAAGGAATCCTACAGAACTCAGCCGGAAAAGATATAGGGCTATTCCTGAAGAAGGAATGAATCGTTTTGACTTGCAACGTGTTGCGCCTGAATTAACTCCCAAGTGCTGGGTCAGAAAAAAATCCGGCGGAACAGACTTGTTTGGTCGGCTTTGGTGGGACCGGCCTTCAGTGACGATACGGACAGAATTTTTCAAACCGGAAAAAGGTCGCTATCTGCACCCGGAACAGCATCGTCCGATCACCCATAGAGAAGCCGCACGGTTTCAAAGTTTTCCGGACAACTTTCGTTTTACCGGGTCAAAAATTGAAATTGCTAAACAGATCGGTAACGCTGTCCCCCCTCTGCTTGCGGCAAGGGTGGCTGATATTGTCAGAGTGTTGCTGGATAGCAGAGTTGATATATGA
- the dnaX gene encoding DNA polymerase III subunit gamma/tau, whose protein sequence is MSYLVLARKSRPQTFAQVVGQKPIVRTLQNGLLQNRVPHALIFSGVRGTGKTTLARIMAKAINCEQGPPPEPCNKCRSCKEIMAGSSVDLHEVDGASNRGIQEIRELKENIRFMPTSSKFKIIIIDEVHMLTTEAFNALLKTLEEPPEHVYFMFATTELHKVPVTILSRCQRYELKRVAHAELAAHFASLAQQEGINIDEAALNMVVREAGGSVRDGLSLLDQVFSYCGENVTGQEVADVLGLVSHEVIADLARALLAKDLSAALNNLDKVYSYGMDIKRFINELLAWFRSLVVCSISKDPAVLLDLPADELALLQEVAAAYSSQTLFMMFNLLLEGLEKAAFSARPRFAVEMTFIRAVQVDDVVPVTDLLTRLDDVLAGVALPQQQVAQQARQSIPSQQSSQQPPQVNTQTNNHENQQVPQPDQHRGPTGSSLPPSTRQPSQPGPPAEAEKKKAPEPVAPPPPPQASPSDEQGVASVNAPEANAPGVSEQNPPPPEDTYAPLASGVHKKDVRKHWPDFVSYVQERIKWMGAALNSSSSARLENGVLTVNYDESVDCKLLESKANLVRLTEFAMDFFQEELKVTFQVPNSSACSTDSDSAGAVRQERQKLAHDSLVLAAVDIFNGQVGDIRVGPRFRGPLHEEKVDE, encoded by the coding sequence GTGTCCTACCTCGTCCTAGCCAGAAAATCCCGACCCCAGACTTTTGCCCAGGTCGTCGGCCAGAAACCCATTGTCCGTACCCTGCAAAACGGATTATTGCAGAATCGGGTACCCCACGCCCTGATTTTTAGCGGAGTGCGCGGTACCGGTAAAACCACCCTTGCCCGGATCATGGCCAAGGCCATAAACTGCGAACAGGGGCCGCCACCCGAACCCTGCAACAAATGTCGCTCCTGCAAAGAGATTATGGCAGGCAGTTCGGTTGACCTGCACGAGGTGGACGGTGCCTCGAACCGAGGAATTCAGGAAATCCGCGAGCTGAAAGAAAACATCCGTTTCATGCCCACCAGCTCGAAGTTCAAGATCATCATCATTGATGAAGTCCACATGCTCACCACCGAGGCCTTCAATGCCTTGCTCAAGACCCTTGAGGAGCCGCCCGAGCATGTCTATTTCATGTTTGCCACCACCGAGCTACACAAGGTGCCGGTGACCATCCTTTCACGATGCCAGCGTTATGAGCTGAAACGGGTTGCCCATGCCGAGCTGGCCGCTCATTTTGCTTCTCTTGCCCAACAGGAGGGCATCAATATTGACGAGGCCGCTCTGAATATGGTGGTGCGAGAGGCAGGAGGTTCGGTGCGTGATGGGCTCAGCCTGCTGGATCAAGTCTTTTCTTACTGCGGGGAGAACGTTACCGGCCAAGAGGTGGCTGATGTGCTGGGGCTGGTCAGTCATGAGGTGATTGCCGATCTTGCCCGCGCCCTCCTTGCCAAGGATCTGAGTGCCGCCCTGAACAACCTGGACAAGGTGTACAGTTACGGCATGGACATCAAACGCTTTATTAATGAGCTGCTGGCTTGGTTTCGCAGCCTTGTGGTGTGCAGTATCAGTAAGGATCCAGCTGTTCTGCTTGATCTGCCTGCTGATGAGCTAGCTCTTTTGCAGGAGGTTGCTGCGGCTTATTCTTCCCAGACCCTGTTCATGATGTTCAATCTCCTGCTTGAGGGCCTTGAAAAGGCCGCTTTTTCAGCCCGCCCCCGTTTTGCGGTGGAAATGACCTTTATCCGGGCCGTGCAGGTGGATGATGTGGTGCCAGTCACGGACCTGCTCACACGATTAGATGATGTGCTGGCTGGCGTAGCTTTGCCGCAACAGCAGGTAGCTCAGCAAGCCCGGCAGTCGATACCGTCACAGCAATCGTCACAGCAACCTCCCCAGGTAAATACCCAAACAAACAACCATGAAAATCAGCAGGTTCCACAGCCGGACCAGCACAGGGGACCGACAGGGTCGTCCCTTCCACCATCTACTCGACAACCATCACAGCCCGGCCCTCCTGCCGAGGCTGAAAAAAAAAAAGCTCCTGAACCGGTAGCGCCTCCTCCTCCTCCTCAGGCTTCGCCCTCTGATGAACAGGGGGTAGCATCGGTTAACGCGCCGGAAGCAAATGCGCCCGGAGTATCAGAACAGAATCCACCGCCACCGGAAGATACCTATGCCCCGCTTGCATCAGGTGTACATAAAAAAGATGTGCGCAAGCATTGGCCTGACTTTGTTAGCTATGTTCAGGAGCGGATCAAATGGATGGGGGCAGCCCTGAACAGTTCGTCTTCAGCCCGTTTAGAAAATGGTGTCCTGACGGTGAACTATGATGAATCCGTGGACTGCAAGCTGCTTGAGAGCAAGGCAAACCTTGTTCGGCTCACCGAGTTTGCTATGGATTTCTTCCAGGAGGAGCTGAAGGTAACCTTCCAGGTACCAAACTCTTCAGCCTGTTCCACAGATTCAGATAGTGCAGGAGCTGTGCGACAGGAACGCCAAAAATTGGCTCATGATTCTTTGGTATTGGCTGCTGTGGATATCTTTAACGGCCAGGTTGGAGATATTCGGGTGGGACCACGTTTCCGTGGACCGTTGCATGAGGAAAAAGTTGACGAATAA
- a CDS encoding YbaB/EbfC family nucleoid-associated protein: MNISDMMQQAKEFQKKMGDMQEELATKNVTGSAGGGMVNATMNGRGELVELAIEPGIVKADEVDMLQDLIVAAVNDGARKAAELGKGEMSKLTGGLNIPGLS, encoded by the coding sequence ATGAATATTTCAGATATGATGCAGCAGGCAAAGGAATTCCAGAAGAAAATGGGTGATATGCAGGAGGAGTTGGCAACCAAAAATGTTACTGGCTCTGCTGGCGGGGGCATGGTGAATGCGACCATGAATGGCCGCGGCGAGTTGGTTGAACTTGCCATTGAGCCGGGTATCGTGAAAGCTGATGAAGTTGATATGCTTCAGGATCTGATTGTGGCAGCGGTCAATGACGGAGCCCGTAAGGCGGCTGAGCTGGGCAAGGGTGAGATGTCCAAGCTGACCGGAGGACTGAATATTCCGGGCCTATCATAA